The proteins below come from a single Micromonospora citrea genomic window:
- a CDS encoding DUF2631 domain-containing protein produces the protein MAGSEPVTSPDQHKPGHRKSGRIGAVLSALALLAMLCGNHEGRVEDIWLVGLAVLLLVIVIGDAVLRRNGLRS, from the coding sequence GTGGCAGGAAGCGAGCCGGTAACGTCGCCAGACCAGCACAAGCCGGGGCACCGCAAGTCCGGGCGGATCGGCGCGGTGCTCTCCGCGCTGGCGCTGCTGGCGATGCTCTGCGGCAACCACGAGGGCAGGGTCGAGGACATCTGGCTGGTCGGCCTGGCCGTGCTGCTGCTGGTCATCGTCATCGGCGACGCCGTGCTGCGGCGCAACGGCCTGCGGTCCTGA